Part of the Ignavibacterium album JCM 16511 genome, CAGTTGTCAAGATGCTTTCTTCGCGAAGTGTAAAATCAGTTTCGAATGTATAATTACCGGTAACATCGAGTCCTAAAAATATCAGCAAATTATTTTTTGCTTTTTGTACCTCAAGATTCTGGTTTATCACCTGCAATTCAGCATTGCCAAGTTCAACCTGTTGCTGATATAAATCTGCTAAAGTTGCAGCACCAAGTCTGTTCTTCTCTTCAATTGTCTTAAAATTAATTTCCTGTTTCTTAACATTCTCTTCACGAACTTTTAACAATGCTATCTGTGTCATAAGATTATAATATCTCGTAATAGTGTTAATAACAGTTTGCTGCTTTAAGAATTCAACATATAATCTTGTTGAATTAAGATTATTGTTTGCAGCCGATAAATTCGCAATGTTTGAAAGTCCATCGAACAAAGTAATATCAGAATTTACGGAAGCGATGTAACTTCGTGTTTCACTTGTGATTTTAGGTATGTTAAAAGGAATTCCATTTATGTAACGAATCGAACCCGCTTGTTCATTTCTATCCCAACCCCAGGAAGCAAATCCACTTAATGACGGCATAAAATTTCCGTAAGCTGCTGTTACACCGGATTCCTGTGACAATATATTATTTTCAGCTTGATTGAGAATTGTATTTTTCTGTAGTGCTAACTGAATTGCGTCTTTCAAAGTAATTTTAGTTTGAGCAAATGAAAGCCCGCTTATTAAAAATATCACCAGAAAAAATTTTATGTTAGTAATCATTGATGCTCCAATGATAAATTGATTATTAAGATTTTATAGTTACTGCTCAAAAATAGTTTAATTAAAACTCTTTCAGCATTTAACTTTATAAACGGTAGAATAATTACACTATCGGTAGTAATAGACAATAACGAATTAAAAGTATTATTGGTTCTATTTGAAGGATTTATTTTGAATCGTCATCTTTTATGAAATTGTCTTTTATCTTCATAAGATATGACATGGCGGCATCATAACTATTTTCAATAATACCATCAAGTATCGCTTCTTCTATAGCTTTTTTAATTTCTCCAACTTTTTTTGATGGCTTAAGATTGCAAATTCTCATTATCTCATCACCTCTAACCGGAGATTGGAAAGCGCGTAGTTTATCCTTCTCCTGTACTTCAAGAACTTTCTGCATAACAGCTTCATAATTTGCGAGGTACTTTTCAACTTTCTGTGGATTTTTACTCGTAATATCTGCGCGACATAATGTTATTAAATCTTGCAAGTCATCTCCTGCCTGCACAATAAGTCTTCTGATTGCTGAATCAGTAACCTCTTCCTTTGCCAAAGCAATCGGTCGCAGATGAAGTCTGATAAGTTTTTCAACATAATCAAGTTTATTTAAAGGAAGCTTCATACGATGAAAAATATTTTTCATCATTTTTGCACCAAGTTCTTCGTGGCCGTGAAAAGTCCATCCGATTCCTTCAACAAATTTCTTGGTTTGTGGTTTAGCAATATCGTGAACCAATGCGGCAAATCTGAGCCAAAGATTTTCTGTAACTTGAGAAATATTATCAACTACAATTAATGTGTGAAGAAAAACATCTTTATGATGATAATCTTGCCTTTGATCAACTCCGGCAAGATTATGAATTTCAGGGAAGATAATTTCCATAACACCGGAATCATATAAAAGTTTTAATCCAATAGAAGGTTTGGGCGAAGATAGAATTTTAAGAAATTCATCGGTTATTCTTTCTTGTGAAACAATTCTTAATCGTTCACGCATTTCTCTAGAAGCATTCATAATTGCATCATCTACAGTAAATTCGAGTTGTGCAGCAAATCTGAATGCTCTCATAATCCGTAATGGATCATCATCAAATGTTTGAAAAGGATCGAGCGGGGTTCTGATGAGTTTATTTTGCAAATCATTATAGCCATTAAACAAATCAATTAATTCGCCAAAGTTATTTTTGTTTAATGAAACAGCCATCGCATTGATTGTAAAATCTCTTCGCTTAATATCATCTTCAAAAGTTCCATCTTCCACAATAGGTTTCCTTGAATACCGATTATATGATTCTTTTCTGGCTCCAACAAATTCAATATCATAATTTTCAAATTTGAAGTGTGCTGTTCCGAAATTTTTATATTTAGTTACTTTCTTAACCCCTACTCTCTTTGCAACTTTTTCTGCAAATTCAAGACTATCACCAATTACCAGAAAATCAAGATCATGTCTTTCCCTTTTGAGAATTAAGTCTCTTACTACGCCACCGACCATAAAAACAGCAACTTTGTTTTCATCGGCTAACAGTGAGATTGTCTGAATGATTGATGATTTATTTATTTCTTCTTTAAAGTTCATTTTCCGTTGTCAATTATTCTTTCAAAATTTTTTACAAACCAATTACATTTTTCGAATTGTTCTTTGATTGCAATATAATAAACGGAACCGAATGATTTTCTGTTTGCAAGCGAAGCAAGTTTTCTGGCATTAACCAAATCGCCTTTCTTCAATAAGTATTTTGAAAATCTGAATAATACATAACCATCTTCAGGATTCTCAGGAATTAGTGGTGCATGAGATAATTCCAATAATATTGTTGTTGAGATATGGATTTTCTCCGCCAGATTTATCATCGGAATGATGGAAGAAATTACATTTTTTCCTTTGTTCAATTCTAATAAAATATGAAATTTAATAGAGTCAGAAGCTACTAAATATTTTTTAAGTGAATTGTTTTTTTGTAATTCTATTCTGAGGTCTGCAAGTAACTTTAATTGAATATGCGGATAACTTTCAGCGATGAATTTATAATTAGCTTCAGCAATAGAGTCATTGGAAAGTAAAGTTTGAATATCACCTTCAGACAACTTTAAAAAATAATAATAAGGAGTATTCCCAAATTCATTTATGTGATTGCTAATTAGAGCTGCAGCCTCATCATATTTTTTATGTACAATATAAATATTCACTAATCCGATTATTGCAGCATAGTTTGAAGTTTTACTTAAAATTTTTGTCAACAGATTTTCTGCTTCAGAATATTTTTTCTGTAGAATCAATTTTTCCGCTTCTTTCAAATCCGAGGCAATTTGTCTTGGACATACTTTTTGAAAGATTGATTGCCTGCCGAAAAAATATTCAATCTGATTTTTAGATAAAAGAATTTTTTGTGATTTAAGGAATTCAAGGTATTCATCCGATAATTCATCTGAAGATTTTCCAAATGCTTTATTAGTATTTCCCGAATGATAGAATAATGAATAAGATTCTATGCCATATTTTTCAATTAGATATTTTGAGAATGAACCAGCATATAAATATGATAAACCGGAAAATGATTTGAAGAAATTGAATCCACGAAATAAATCCTGAACATCAATTTTATATCCATAGTTATAAGCCGAAGCAGCAACAAAATGTATTTGAATATCATCATAATTATCGTCAATTGCTTCAGCAAAACCCTCAATCAAAGCAGGATTAAACGAGTGCGCCAATTTGAAAATTCCAGATCCAATTTCAGCAGAAAAAATGTGAACTAATTCGTGATTTAAAGTGCTTTCCCACGAATCTCTGCTTAGATAAATTTCATTGAGCCACGGTTTTGCAACATCAGCTTTCTCTGATCCAAAATATCTTTTCTTTTGTAGTCTATCATTAAAAATAAAACTATTGATTTTTTCCTTTGGGCTGAATCCTAACTTATTTTTCAATTTTTCATAATAGTATTCGTGATTAAGAAGTAAAATATTTATCTCAGTCGAATCAATTCCGTTTTTATCAAAATGAATAACAAAATTCTGTGATTCAATTTTGTCTGATAAAACTTTATTTAATTTTTTATGATCGGTTGAAAATCCAAACTCAGGAGATATGCAGATAAACAAAAGTGCAACTATTACAAGTAGAAGAGTAGTTATGGATTTATTTTTTATGAAATTTCTTTTAACGATAAAATAGAAAAGACTGAAATAGAGAAGATTTAAAGCCCGATATAAAATCAGTGATAAAGTGATGCTCAAATCCTCATCATAAACTGTTCCCGGGAAAAATCCAATTATTGGTGAATAAAAATAAACTTGAGGATTAGTATAAAGTTCACAGACGGGAATAAAAGCGATAATTAAAATTGCAATGAAGAAAATAGTCTTGTGAAATTTTGGAAATGTGTTGTAGATAATTTCGCTCAGAAAAAAACTCACAACAAATGAAACGGCAGCAATAATCAGATAGAATGAAACTCCAAACCAAAAGGAGCAAATGTCTTTTATAAACGAGGTCAGTAAAGCAATGAGAATTGGTAACAAAAGAATTGCTAATGAAAATTTGAAGTAAACTTTAGATGGTATTCCCTTTTTTAATCGCCACAGATTGACTAAACCGCTCAGCAGAAAAAACAGAACTCCAAATGTTGCAGCGAATTCATATCCAAAAGTTGAAGCAAGAGGAATGTGGAATAGATAGAAAGAAAATATTATGATAAAAAATAACAGCAGCCCAAAAACAATTTTATCATTAAAATATTTAATATTCACTACCCTCAACTCTTTCAATGTCAGCACCTAAAGTTTTCAGCTTCTCTTCAATTTTCTGATAACCTCTGTCAATATGATAAACTCGTAAAACTTCAGTTGTACCTTCTGCTGCAAGACCAGCAAGAACAAGAGAAGCGCTGGCTCTTAAATCAGTTGACATTACTTTTGCTCCAGTTAGTCTTTTTACACCTACAATTCTTGCAGTGTTTTCGTGTACAATAATGTCAGCACCTAATCTTACTAATTCAGGTACATGATTAAATCTATCTGTATAAATTGTGTCCGTAACATTTGAAGTACCATTAGCAAGTGACATATAAGCAATCCATTGAGCTTGCATATCTGTAGGAAATCCCGGAAAGACAGCTGTTGTAACATCAACAGGACTTACTTCAACATCTTCAGCATTGATTTCGATATAATCTTTATTGTAAGCCAACTTACATCCACTGTCTTCAAGTTTAGATAAGAGTGAATGTAAATGATGAGTTACTCCACCGATAACTCTGATATTACCTCTTGTAATTGCACCAGCGATTAAAAGTGTACCAGCTTCAATTCTATCCGGAATAGTTTCAATTTCGGCGGGCTTTAATTCATCAACACCTTCAACTTCAAGAATAGAAGTTCCAATACCATTAATTTTTGCTCCCATCTTTATCAGGTAATTACAAAGATTTGTAATCTCAGGTTCACAAGCGGCGTTATTGATTATAGTATTTCCTTTTGCGAGTACTGCAGCCATTAAAGTGTTTCCGGTAGCACCAACTGAGGGAATATCAAAGTTAATGTAATTACCTTTTAATCGATTTGATCTTGCAATGATATAACCTTGATCAAGCTGAATTTCTGCACCAAGTTTTTCCATTGCCATTAAATGTAAATTCACTGGTCGAGGTCCCCAGGCACATCCGCCTGGCATAGAAACTTTTGCATATCCATAGCGAGCCAATAATGGACCAAGCACATAAATTGAAGCTCTCATTTTCTTCACATGTTCATAAGGCGCCTCATAACTTGTTATGCTGGATGTATCTAATTCAAGTAAATGATTATTAAAAGAATACTTAACTCCCATTTGCGATAATAATTTCAACATTGTATAAACATCATTCAATTCAGGAGTATTATAGAGCTTGTTTATTCCATTATTAACTAAAGTGGCAGGCATTAAAGCTAAAGATGCATTTTTTGCACCACTAACTTTAACACTTCCTTTAAGTTTTTTTCCGCCGTGAATAATAAATTTATCCAAATTAACTCCTGATGATTATAATTTATTTTTTAAAATAATTCCGTTATTGCCAATCAGGTAAATCATTCCATTGTTCAGTACGGCTATTTTATTCAGTGATGTTCTTATCCCTGTTGATAATTTCTGCCAATCTTCTCCTGAATTTTCAGAAACAAATAATTCACCTTCCGATGTTACAATGAATCCGGTTTTCTGATTCACAAAAATAATATCATTAATTGTAGCAACAGTATTGATATTAAGTTTTGACCAATTTTCTCCGCCATCAGTTGATTTGAATAGATTACCATCTGCTCCACCAACAAATCCAAGAAACTGATTTATAAAATAAAGCTTCTTCAGATAGCTTTGACTTAGTTTATTTTCACTGAAACTTAGTCCATCATTGGTTGTTTTATAAACACTTCCATTCCAGCCACAGGTTATAAACGATGCATTGCCTAATTCAATAATGTCATAAAGAGTGCTTTTGGCAGGAGAATTAATTTTCTCAAATTTCAGTTTAGATTTATCTGATTTAAGTATTATACCATCACTTCCACAAATATAAATTCTATCTTTGATGCAGGATGACAAAAAATTTTCATCAGCAAGTTTAATTGATTGTAATATCTTCCCTTTTTCATCCAATAAAATTACTTTTCCATCAGAAGCGGTTAATAATAACTTTCCCGATATATTTGCTGAGGAATGTATATCGACTTTTTCATTTAATTTTATTTTATCAAAACTTTGACCATTATTCTTTGATATTAGAACACTTCCTCTTGTTCCACCGACAAATAAATTCGAACTGATGAAAGCAATTGTATTGAGGTTTACCGGAATATTGGTTTTAATTTCTTGCCACGGAGCTGAAAAATAATTTTCGTTAACTAAATAATTTACTTCGCTCTTATTCTCTGACGATGAATTTATCTTTTCTTTAATTATAAATTTTTCAACAAGTACATAAGATACACCGATTATCAAGACAGTAAGTAAAACAATAAAAGCTACTATTAAGTTTGCCGAGCGGGTTTTTTTCTGTGATATTGAAGTAGTTTGAGATTGATTAACTGAAGGTCTACTGACCAATAAAGGCAAATTAAATATTAATTGTTCTATTGAACTCCTGAATTCATAAGCATTTATAAAATTTTTCTTATTTAATTTATTTAATGCGCTAAGGATTAAGTCATCAACTTCATTTGGTATTTCGGGAAAAGTAACTGAGAGCTTATTCGGAATCATTTTCAGATGAGCTTCATAGATTTCATAATCAGAATTAAAATTAAATGGGGGCGAACCAGCAAGCATCTCATAAAGAGTAATTCCGAGTGAATAAATATCTGTCTGTGGTGTTGGCTCCAAACCTTTTATTTGCTCCGGACTCATATAGTGTATAGTACCAATATTAAAACCGACCCGAGTTATGTTTTGATTTTCATTTAAAGATTTTGAAATACCAAAATCCATTATTTTGGCAACACCGTTTCTATCGATGATAATGTTGGAAGGTTTTAAATCTCTGTGCACAAATCCCATTGAATGAGCATAATCAATTGCGATAAGAACCTGCTGCAGAACTCTTAAAGAATAAATTAAATCAAGTCTTCCGTATGTTGATATTAACTGACTAATCGTTGAACCATCCACATATTCCATTACAAAGCCGGTTGCTTCTCTGGTTTCAATAAATCCATAAACAGCAACAATGTTCGGATGATTTAGTTTTGCCTGATTCTTCGCTTCGAATCGGAATCTCTCCAGGGAAACAGGATCTTTAACAAGTTTTGGATTGATAATCTTAATAGCGACATATCTTTCAAGCTGAAGATCGTATGCCTTGTAAACACTCCCCATTCCTCCTTCGCCCAGAAGAGAAATAATCTGGTAATTAAGAATTCTCTTTCCAACCATTATTCACTTTTTCGATCAAGATAAATGAATAATCATCTATTGCTCCGCGGCTTCGAACAAGGGAGATTATATTATTCTGAATTGAATCAAAATCTTTATTGGAAATAATTTGTTGAAGTTCTGAATCATCAATTAAAGATGAAATGCCATCTGAACAGAGAAAGAATCTATGATTTTCGAAGTTATTCAATCGCATTTTACTTAAATCAGGTTCAGGATTATCTTTTCCCAAAGCTTTTAATAAAATGTGACTGCTCGGATGATTTATTGCCTGCTTTAATGTTAGAAAACCTTCTTCGATTAACTTTTGAATTAGAGTGTGATCCTTCGTTAATAATCTTAGAGTATTGCCTCTTAAATAGTAAATTCTTGAATCACCAATATGACCCCAATAAGCAAAATTATCCTTCAGATAAAGAATATCTAAAGTTGTTGTCATTTGATTGTTATCTTTTTTCTGATGCGAATACTTAACAAGAAAGTCATTAGCATCAATAATAGTATCTTTAATTCTTTCCAGATAATCTGTTTTATCAGAAGCATCGAATAAATTTTTCACTGCCGAAACAGTTATTCTCGAAGCAACTTCCGGATCAGAATCAGCACCAACTCCATCACAAAGAATGCAAAGCAAACCATCATCAACAATCAGAGTTTCAATTGCATCTTCATTTATGATTTTGTTTGCACCTTTCGAAGTAAATTGTGAAATCAAACAGTTTTCCATTAATAATTGTGCAAGTGATAATTTCTCATTCAAAAATAAGTAATAATTGCCATTTAATTTGCAAGTACTGTGCTTTATAACCAACAGTTTATTTGATAAACAAGCACCTCAAAATTATATTTACCTCTCAAAAAAAATCAATTATTGCGAGAATGGCGGAATTTGGTAGACGCGCTAGACTTAGGATCTAGTACCGCAAGGTGTCGGGGTTCGAGTCCCCGTTCTCGCACCAAATTTTAATAATCAAGGATAACTGAGAGGATAATTTGGAATACAATGTAAATGAAATAAATGCTTCTGAAAAAGAAGTTGAAATAAAGCTTTCATACGATGAAATTAAAGAAAGCATAGAAAATGAAGTAAAGAAACAAGCCAAAAACATTCAGGTTCCCGGCTTCAGAAAAGGTAAAGTACCAAGAAATATTCTTAAAAAAATGCTCGGCAATGCTCTTGAATATGAAGCCGCAGACAAAGTTGCTACTGAATTTTTCTGGAAAGTTGCTGATGAAAAAGACCTGAGACCAATCGGTAAACCTGCAATGACAAGTCTTGACTTTGAGCCGGAAAAACATCTTACATTCAAAGTGAAATATGAAACTTTTCCTGAAATAAATGTTCAGAATTATAAAGATATTGAAATCGAAGTTCCTGATTTCGTCGTCACAGACGAAGAAGTTCAGAAGGAAATCGAATATATACTGAAAGCTAATCAGACTACCATTGAAGCTGATGAAATTGGTGATGACAGAAATTATCATATTGAAGTTGAAATAAATCGTACTGATGAGAATGGTAATATTTTACCTGATACTAAACCAGAAAAGCTTACTATTGATCTTACGAATGAACAGATTCATCCGCAGATCATTGAGAATTCAAGAGGTAAAAAAGTCGGTGAAGCTTTCACTTTTCAATTTACTGATCAGAGAAAACAAACAAACAGTGAAGGTGTTGAAGAAGAAGTTACTGATAATTACTACTATACAGTTAAAATACTTTCAATTAAAAAGGTTGTTTCGCCTGAATTGAATGAAGAGTTAGTTAAGAAAGTTACCAAAGATCGTCTGTCTGATGTTGAGGCTTTTAAAAAAGAAATTAAAGAAGATATTCAGAAATATTATGATCAGAGAGTTGAAGAAATTACTAGAACTAAATTACTGTCTGAAATAATTAAGAATAATGATTTTACTCCACCTCAGACGCTCGTGAATAATGTGCTGGAAGAATATTTGAAAAGCGAAGAAAATTATGCCAAGCAAAACAAAATTCTGTTTAATAAAGATGAAGCCCGTGAACGTTTAAGAAAAAGTGCAGAGAATGAAGTGAAATGGTATCTGATAAAAGAACAAATTCAGAAAGCGGAAAACATTTCTGTAACTGAAGATGAATTAAAAGAATTTGCTCAGAAAGAAGCTGAGCAAACCGGATTGTCAATTGATAAATTGATGAATTATTACAAAGCTTCTAATCAGATTGAAAGGATTATTGACGAAAAACTTTTTGAATTTCTTAAATTAAACAACAAAATAAAAAGAGTTGATCCTAATACTTTATATCCACAGAAAGAGGAAATAAATGAGCAGTAAAATCGAAATCTTTAATCAACTTGTTCCTTATGTTATTGAACAAACCGGACGCGGCGAACGTGGAATGGATATCTATTCACGTCTGTTACGCGAAAGAATTGTTTTCATCGGAACTCCAATTGACGATCACATTGCAAGCTTAACAATCGCTCAGCTAATTTTTCTTGAAGCTGAAGATCCCGAAAAAGACATTCATATCTACATAAATTCTCCTGGCGGTAGTGTAACTGCTGGTCTGGCTATCTATGATACGATGCGATTTATCAAGCCTGATGTTTCAACAATTTGTGTTGGAATGGCTGCAAGTATGGCTGCTGTTCTTTTAGCAGGTGGAACTAAAGGAAAAAGATTTGCTCTTCCGCATTCAAAGATTTTAATTCATCAACCCTGGACTCAAGGAATTGGTGGTCAGGTAACTGATGTTGAAATTCATGCGAAAGAAATGCTTAAAACAAGAGAAACTTTGTACAATATTCTTGCTGAGCATACTGGAAAACCTTATGAACAAATTGCAAAAGATTGCGAAAGAGATTATTTCTTAACAGCTCAGGAAGCAAAAGAGTATAATTTGATTGATGATATAATTGAAAAAAGAAGTCCGAAAAAATAAAATTGAATAAAAATTTTTAAGCGTTAGACGATTCTCCAATCGTGTAACGCTTTTTTATTATGAATCTATTAAAAAGAAAATCTCCATTCGTTTATATCAGAATTTTAATTCTGTTTATTTCTTTTATTTTAATCTCCTCAACTAATCTTTATTCACAGAAGAACGATATTGAGACTTTCAAAAAGTTATCATCATATCTTCAAACTTATATTGACTATAAACGAATTCCTTCAATCTCTGCAGGAGTCTATAGAAAGGATAAAATTTATTGGCTCGACGCAAAAGGACTAATTGACCTTGAAAATTTTGTCCCTGCAAAAAACAGTTCGCTTTACAGAATTGCTTCAATTACAAAATCAATTACAGCTGTAGCTGTAATGCAGCTTTATGAAAAAGGTATAATTGACCTTGATGCTGAAATCAATACATATGTTCCATATTTTCCAAAGAAGAAATGGAAACTCACTGTCAGACATATTCTTAATCATACAGGAGGAATTCGCTCTTATAAAAGTGACGAAGAGTTTAACAGCAAAATGTTTTATTCCACAACCCGTGATGCCGTACTAACTTTTGCAAATGATGATCTTCTTTTTGAACCAGGAACAAGATATAACTATACATCACTTGGTTACTCACTCTTAGCTGCATTAATTGAAAATGTTTCAAAAACTTCTTTCGAGAATTATTTGAGAAAAAACATTTTTGAACCTGCCGGAATGAAATCAACAAGAGTCGATAGGCAAAGGAGCATTATTTATGAAAGAGTCAGAGGGTATGAAAAATCTCCGGACAGAAGATTTATTAACTCACCACTAGCAGATTTGAGTTTGAAAGTCGCCGGAGGAGGATTAATTTCAACCTCTGAAGATCTACTACTTTTTGTAAAAGCATTATTCGACGGAATATTGATTTCCAAATCAACTTTAGAAATGATGACTAAACCAACTATTCTTAAAACCGGGCAAAAGATCAACTATGGATTTGGATTCTCATTATCTGATCCATCTGATTCTATAAAATGGTTTGGACATGAAGGAAGAGGGACAGGATTTTCCTCAGGTTTAATTATATTGCCAGAAGAAGAGATAGCTGCTGTTTATCTTATAAATATCCGTGACAGAAATTTGGGCAATCCTGCAAGAGATTTAATTCAAATAATAAAAGGAAAAGAAATACGAATCACTAAAACCCTGGCAGATCATCTTTTTGACAAATATAATTCTTTCGGAATTGATAGTCTGCTTTTTGAATTCAACAGACTTTATGATATTCAGGACCCGGAATTTAATTTCAGTATTGATGAATGTGTTTATGTCGGAACAGCACTTTCTGATATAAATAGAATTGCTGATGCAATTAGATATCTTCGTGTTCTCAACAGAAGGAATCCAAACAATTTTGTAATACTTAAAGCTCTTGGAGATGCATATAACAAAGATAAAAACGATGGACTTGCTCTAAGATATTACCGTGAAGCACTTGAATTGAAACCAGATGATTCATATGTAAAAAATATGATTGACAAGCTCACCAAAAAGTAATACCTTGCCATTGGAAAACAGATAAGATTTTTCCTCTCAATTTATTTCTGTTGAACTTTCACTTAGTAAATTTGTTTTAAAAGTTATGATAGGATATAGGTTTACCAAATACTCTCCAGCGCTTCAAAAATCAAAAACAGCTTTTGAAAATCTGTTAAAGATTTTCCTTGACCTTTTGCTCATCACTTCAGGCAATGTTTCGGAGGCTTTGGATTGGATGAATGATATTGACAGACAATACAAAATTACTAACGATGATTATGGTATGGGAGATTTTATCGAGGATTTAAAGAAACAAGGTTATATAAAAGAAGATGAAAATGGAATTCAACTTTTACCAACTTCAAAGACCGATCGTACAATCCGGAAAAAATCACTCGAAGAAATTTTCAGCAAGATTAAAAAGTCGATGAATGGAAATCACCAGACTTTTAGTCCAGGAATTGGTGACGAACCAACTTCTGAAAGAAGAGAATACCTATTCGGTGATATGATTGAACAGATTGATATTACAGGCTCTATCAGAAACGCACAGATAAACCATGGTATTGATGAATTCAAATTAACAGAAAATGATCTGGAAGTTGAGGAAAGAGATTTCAAAGCGCTTACTTCAACAGTTCTTATGATAGATATTTCTCATTCAATGATTTTATATGGCGAAGACAGAATTACTCCTGCA contains:
- a CDS encoding TolC family protein is translated as MITNIKFFLVIFLISGLSFAQTKITLKDAIQLALQKNTILNQAENNILSQESGVTAAYGNFMPSLSGFASWGWDRNEQAGSIRYINGIPFNIPKITSETRSYIASVNSDITLFDGLSNIANLSAANNNLNSTRLYVEFLKQQTVINTITRYYNLMTQIALLKVREENVKKQEINFKTIEEKNRLGAATLADLYQQQVELGNAELQVINQNLEVQKAKNNLLIFLGLDVTGNYTFETDFTLREESILTTDLESDYKNIQERISDAYNNRLDYKSKLYELEGSIDQITMARSGHFPRLTGSLGFSSYSNKFDELFKSKTYSVGLNLNIPIFSGFSVSNRVQIAEVQSMNKELEVRELERKIKQEINESYLSLIAAKKSLSVSEKNVKAAEERLKIEQERYNLGSGKLLDLLIANSSYITAQTDYVNAQYSYIIISDQIKYYLGILDINKYE
- a CDS encoding CCA tRNA nucleotidyltransferase, translating into MNFKEEINKSSIIQTISLLADENKVAVFMVGGVVRDLILKRERHDLDFLVIGDSLEFAEKVAKRVGVKKVTKYKNFGTAHFKFENYDIEFVGARKESYNRYSRKPIVEDGTFEDDIKRRDFTINAMAVSLNKNNFGELIDLFNGYNDLQNKLIRTPLDPFQTFDDDPLRIMRAFRFAAQLEFTVDDAIMNASREMRERLRIVSQERITDEFLKILSSPKPSIGLKLLYDSGVMEIIFPEIHNLAGVDQRQDYHHKDVFLHTLIVVDNISQVTENLWLRFAALVHDIAKPQTKKFVEGIGWTFHGHEELGAKMMKNIFHRMKLPLNKLDYVEKLIRLHLRPIALAKEEVTDSAIRRLIVQAGDDLQDLITLCRADITSKNPQKVEKYLANYEAVMQKVLEVQEKDKLRAFQSPVRGDEIMRICNLKPSKKVGEIKKAIEEAILDGIIENSYDAAMSYLMKIKDNFIKDDDSK
- a CDS encoding tetratricopeptide repeat protein, translating into MNIKYFNDKIVFGLLLFFIIIFSFYLFHIPLASTFGYEFAATFGVLFFLLSGLVNLWRLKKGIPSKVYFKFSLAILLLPILIALLTSFIKDICSFWFGVSFYLIIAAVSFVVSFFLSEIIYNTFPKFHKTIFFIAILIIAFIPVCELYTNPQVYFYSPIIGFFPGTVYDEDLSITLSLILYRALNLLYFSLFYFIVKRNFIKNKSITTLLLVIVALLFICISPEFGFSTDHKKLNKVLSDKIESQNFVIHFDKNGIDSTEINILLLNHEYYYEKLKNKLGFSPKEKINSFIFNDRLQKKRYFGSEKADVAKPWLNEIYLSRDSWESTLNHELVHIFSAEIGSGIFKLAHSFNPALIEGFAEAIDDNYDDIQIHFVAASAYNYGYKIDVQDLFRGFNFFKSFSGLSYLYAGSFSKYLIEKYGIESYSLFYHSGNTNKAFGKSSDELSDEYLEFLKSQKILLSKNQIEYFFGRQSIFQKVCPRQIASDLKEAEKLILQKKYSEAENLLTKILSKTSNYAAIIGLVNIYIVHKKYDEAAALISNHINEFGNTPYYYFLKLSEGDIQTLLSNDSIAEANYKFIAESYPHIQLKLLADLRIELQKNNSLKKYLVASDSIKFHILLELNKGKNVISSIIPMINLAEKIHISTTILLELSHAPLIPENPEDGYVLFRFSKYLLKKGDLVNARKLASLANRKSFGSVYYIAIKEQFEKCNWFVKNFERIIDNGK
- the murA gene encoding UDP-N-acetylglucosamine 1-carboxyvinyltransferase; this translates as MDKFIIHGGKKLKGSVKVSGAKNASLALMPATLVNNGINKLYNTPELNDVYTMLKLLSQMGVKYSFNNHLLELDTSSITSYEAPYEHVKKMRASIYVLGPLLARYGYAKVSMPGGCAWGPRPVNLHLMAMEKLGAEIQLDQGYIIARSNRLKGNYINFDIPSVGATGNTLMAAVLAKGNTIINNAACEPEITNLCNYLIKMGAKINGIGTSILEVEGVDELKPAEIETIPDRIEAGTLLIAGAITRGNIRVIGGVTHHLHSLLSKLEDSGCKLAYNKDYIEINAEDVEVSPVDVTTAVFPGFPTDMQAQWIAYMSLANGTSNVTDTIYTDRFNHVPELVRLGADIIVHENTARIVGVKRLTGAKVMSTDLRASASLVLAGLAAEGTTEVLRVYHIDRGYQKIEEKLKTLGADIERVEGSEY
- a CDS encoding serine/threonine-protein kinase — protein: MVGKRILNYQIISLLGEGGMGSVYKAYDLQLERYVAIKIINPKLVKDPVSLERFRFEAKNQAKLNHPNIVAVYGFIETREATGFVMEYVDGSTISQLISTYGRLDLIYSLRVLQQVLIAIDYAHSMGFVHRDLKPSNIIIDRNGVAKIMDFGISKSLNENQNITRVGFNIGTIHYMSPEQIKGLEPTPQTDIYSLGITLYEMLAGSPPFNFNSDYEIYEAHLKMIPNKLSVTFPEIPNEVDDLILSALNKLNKKNFINAYEFRSSIEQLIFNLPLLVSRPSVNQSQTTSISQKKTRSANLIVAFIVLLTVLIIGVSYVLVEKFIIKEKINSSSENKSEVNYLVNENYFSAPWQEIKTNIPVNLNTIAFISSNLFVGGTRGSVLISKNNGQSFDKIKLNEKVDIHSSANISGKLLLTASDGKVILLDEKGKILQSIKLADENFLSSCIKDRIYICGSDGIILKSDKSKLKFEKINSPAKSTLYDIIELGNASFITCGWNGSVYKTTNDGLSFSENKLSQSYLKKLYFINQFLGFVGGADGNLFKSTDGGENWSKLNINTVATINDIIFVNQKTGFIVTSEGELFVSENSGEDWQKLSTGIRTSLNKIAVLNNGMIYLIGNNGIILKNKL
- a CDS encoding PP2C family protein-serine/threonine phosphatase, with product MISQFTSKGANKIINEDAIETLIVDDGLLCILCDGVGADSDPEVASRITVSAVKNLFDASDKTDYLERIKDTIIDANDFLVKYSHQKKDNNQMTTTLDILYLKDNFAYWGHIGDSRIYYLRGNTLRLLTKDHTLIQKLIEEGFLTLKQAINHPSSHILLKALGKDNPEPDLSKMRLNNFENHRFFLCSDGISSLIDDSELQQIISNKDFDSIQNNIISLVRSRGAIDDYSFILIEKVNNGWKENS